The nucleotide sequence CATTTTTTAACAGTAATGGGTTACTGTGAGGTGTAATGACCAAAGAGCAAATAATAATTCAAATCACATCTGCCGCGGAGAAGGCGAAACTGGATCCGGCGATTGTGTATGGGGTCTGCGTTAAGGAATCCTCACTCGATCCTATGGCGGTCCGGTTTGAAGAAAATTATCGTTGGCTGTTTCACCCTGACCTGATTCGTCCTACCTTTTGTTCACTCGACACAGAGAAATGCCTTCAAAAGTTCTCCTTCGGGCTTATGCAGGTCATGGGCGCCACTTTTCGTGAGTTGGGATTCCGGGGCTGGCTGACTTCGATCCCTCAAGATATAGGGGTGCAGCTCGAGTACGGATGTAAATACCTCCAACAAAAAATCAAGAAGTACGGCAGAGATGAAGGCATCTTGGCTTACAACGCGGGATCCCCAAGGAAGAGCAAGGTTCCTGGGAAGAAATACGTCAACGATTCATATCTTAGTGAAGTGCTGGAATACGCACGAGAATACATTTCGAGAGAGGCAGGTGGTCATGAATGAGGTAACCGGGTTTGTGAAAGAAAACTGGGATACAATTCTGTTTTTGGCCGGTGCTGTGGAAGTTTTTCTCGGCGCCTTACCGAACAATCTGTTCAGATATAAATCATTTATTCTGAAGCTCTGCGCTTTTCTGAATCAGTTCGAGCTGAAAGGGGGGGAATTATGAAACAAAGTTTTCGATTTTTGACCGGCTTGTATTCGGTGGTTCTGGTGTTTCTTTTGGCGTGCTTCGTATTCTTTCCGTTCTCCGGCTGCTCCACGATCCAAATTGCCCCGACCGATGGGCTTGGTGTCTGTGATCAGATACCGGAGGGAGAGA is from Deltaproteobacteria bacterium and encodes:
- a CDS encoding lytic transglycosylase domain-containing protein produces the protein MTKEQIIIQITSAAEKAKLDPAIVYGVCVKESSLDPMAVRFEENYRWLFHPDLIRPTFCSLDTEKCLQKFSFGLMQVMGATFRELGFRGWLTSIPQDIGVQLEYGCKYLQQKIKKYGRDEGILAYNAGSPRKSKVPGKKYVNDSYLSEVLEYAREYISREAGGHE